The Microcystis aeruginosa NIES-843 sequence CTCTATCGTTATCTCGGTGGTCCGATGGCCAATGTACTACCCGTCCCGATGATGAACGTGATCAATGGTGGTTCTCACGCTGATAATAACGTCGATTTTCAGGAGTTTATGATCTTCCCCATCGGGGCCGATTCTTTTAAGGAAGGTTTGCGTTGGGGAGCGGAAGTATTCGCCGCTTTGGGTAAGGCCTTGCACGAACGCAAATTACTGACCGGTGTGGGCGATGAGGGCGGTTATGCTCCTAATTTGGCTTCAAATCAGGAAGCTTTGGATATTTTGATCGAATCGATCGAACGTGCTGGTTATAAACCGGGGTCGCAGGTGGCTTTAGCTATGGATGTGGCCGCCAGTGAATTCTATCGGGATGGTCAATACATCTACGATGGTTCTGCCCATTCTCCCGCCGAAATGGTGGATTTTTTGGCCAGTTTAGTCGAACGCTATCCGATTATTTCTATTGAAGACGGTTTACACGAGGAGGATTGGGATAACTGGAAATTATTGACCGATAAACTGGGGGCGCGGATTCAGTTGGTGGGCGATGATTTGATGGTAACTAATCCTATCCGTCTGCAAAAAGCGATCGATCTGGGTATTGCTAACTCGATCCTGATTAAACTCAATCAGATCGGTTCTTTGACGGAAACCCTACAAACGATCGCCCTGGCTACCCGTCACGGTTATCGTTCTGTCATCAGTCATCGTTCTGGGGAAACGGAAGACACCACGATCGCAGATCTGGCGGTGGCTACTAATGCCGGACAGATTAAAACCGGTTCTCTCAGTCGCAGCGAACGGGTGGCTAAGTATAATCGCTTATTACGCATCGAAGAGGAATTGGGCGATCGGGCGGTGTACGCGCCGAAAGTCGGTTTGGGTCCAAAATTCTTGGCCTAAAATTTGAAAAAAGTTTGCAGTGATCGAAAAAGGGTGTTATACTAAAGGCACTGATAACTGATAACTGGTCACTGACTATTGTGGTACTTCGCT is a genomic window containing:
- the eno gene encoding phosphopyruvate hydratase; this encodes MLDKIEVPIEAIAAREILDSRGRPTIEAEVLLESGALGLAQVPSGASTGSFEAHELRDDDPQRYGGKGVLKAVRNVHEKIVPVLEGMNAFDQASIDLAMIDRDGTANKRELGANAILAVSLATAKAAAADLGLPLYRYLGGPMANVLPVPMMNVINGGSHADNNVDFQEFMIFPIGADSFKEGLRWGAEVFAALGKALHERKLLTGVGDEGGYAPNLASNQEALDILIESIERAGYKPGSQVALAMDVAASEFYRDGQYIYDGSAHSPAEMVDFLASLVERYPIISIEDGLHEEDWDNWKLLTDKLGARIQLVGDDLMVTNPIRLQKAIDLGIANSILIKLNQIGSLTETLQTIALATRHGYRSVISHRSGETEDTTIADLAVATNAGQIKTGSLSRSERVAKYNRLLRIEEELGDRAVYAPKVGLGPKFLA